AAGGCGGTCTCCCACTGCTTGCCTATCGCGAGCAGCGCGATCGTGGGGCTGAAGGGGGGCGGCGCCGTCATGCCCGAAGCCTAGTCAGCACCGGACCTGGGATTCGGGCGGCGTTCGACGGCTCTCGGCCCACGCGACACTCTTGCCGAACGGAGCGCGGTGATGGCAGCCACGAGCGGACTTCCCGCAAGGTCGGGCCCGGATGAGCGACACCGCTACGCGGCGAAAAGGCGCTCTCCGGTCGTGATCGTGCCGAGGCAGATCTAAGGTCGTGACGTGAGAGAGCTCCCCGTCCTCGATGCGACCGACCAGCGAATCCTCGGCAGCCTGCTGGAGAAGCAGACGACCGTGCCCGCCACCTATCCCCTCTCCGCGAAGGCGCTGGTGTCGGCGTGCAACCAGAGGAACAGCCGCGACCCCGTCACCGACCTCGACCAGCAGACCGTCGAGCGGACCGCGAAGTCGCTCAAGGAACGCGGGCTGCTGCGGATCGTGTGGTCCGACACGGGGCGCCGGACACTGAAGTACCACCAGATCCTCGACGAGCATCTCGCCCTCGAGCCCGACGAGCGAGCGCTGCTGACGGTGCTGCTGCTCCGCGGCCCGCAGGCGCCGGGTGAGCTGCGCACCCGCACCGAGCGGTTGCACGGGTTCGCCGACCGGGGCCAGGTCGAGGAGTGCCTACGACGGATGGCGAGCCGCCCGCAACCGCTGGTGCGCGAGCTCGAGCGCTCGTCCGGCCAGCAGGATCCGCGCTGGATCCACCTCCTGGGCGCCGTGCCGGGGCAGACCTCAGGCGAAACCGACCCCACGGGGAGTGCCGACCCCTCGCGTATCCACGTCACACAGATCATCGCCGACCTCCACGTACCCGACCTCCCCGCCTCCAGGAGCTTCTACAGCGACTACCTCGGACTAGCCGAAGAAGAGTTCAACCTGGGCTGGGTGGCCCGCCACACGTCGCCGGCATCCAGAGCGACGCTCCAGGTGATGACCAGCGATGCCACCGCGCCCGTGGACCCCGTCGTCTCGGTCATGGTCGACGACGTCGAAGCCGCGTACCGCCAAGCACAGGAGCGTGGGTACGAGATCGTGCATCCCCTGACAACCGAGGCATGGGGCGTGACCCGCTTCTTCGTCCGCGCTCCGGATGGCAACGTGCTCAACGTCGTCCAGCAGCACGCAGGCTGAGGGTCTTGGTCATCCGCGGCAAGACCCAGGTGGTCACCGAGATCATGTCTCGAGCGCGTTAGCGGGCGATCGCGACCACGGGCGGAGGAACGGCGTACGGCCGTCAGCGTGTCAACGCCTCGCGCTGCGCAGCCACGATCGCGGCAGCCGCCGCCCGCGCGTCCCGCGCGAGGTACGGGATCCCCAGGAACCCGTGCGGCATCCGGTGGAACTCCTCCACCCGCACCGGGACACCCGCGGCGGCGAGCCGCTCGGCGTACCGCAGGCCGCTGTCGCGCAGGGGATCCCGTCCGGCCAGCACCACCGTCGCGGGCGGGAGCCCGGAGAGGTCCGGGGCAAGGATCGGCGAGAGCCGCCAGTCCTCCGGGTCGGCGCCGTCGTCGACGTAGTGGCCGTGGAAGACCTCCAGGTCCTCGTTGCTCAGCACCACCGCGAGCGTGTTCTCCCTGTAGGAGCGGTCCTCCTTGAGCCGCTCGGTCAGGTCGGTGGCCGGGTAGATCAGCGTCTGGTGCCGGATCGGCGGGCCGCCGGCGTCCCGGGCGAGCAGGGAGGTGACAGCGGTCAGGTTGCCGCCGGCACTGTCGCCCATCACCGCCAGCCGCTCGGGGTCCGCGCCGAGCTCTCGCGCCTGCTCGGAGGTCCACTCCAGCGCCGCCCAGCAGTCCTCGACCGCGGCCGGGAACCGGTGGGTCGGCGCGAGTCGGTAGTCGACCGCCACCACGACGGCCCCCACGCCGGCGCTGACCCGGCCGTGCAGCCAGTCGCCCTGGCGGGCGCTGCCCAGCGAGAACCCCCCGCCGTGGAAGGCGACGACCACGGGCAGCGTCCCGGTGACTCCGCGAGGCCGGTAGATCCGCAGCGGCAGGTCGCCCTGGGGACCGGGCAGCGAGGCGCGCTCCACGTGCACGTTGCGCGGGCGCCGTCCGAGCACCAGGTCCGCTGGCCCGACCTCGGGAAGCGCCAGCTGCTGCAGCCGGGCCAGCGCGGCCTCGTCCATGTGCGCCACCGAGAAGGCCCTCCCCCGGCGCATCACCGCACCCACGAACCGGACCCCGAGCGGCATCCGTGGCTGGTGCGGGGATCGAGGGGCGGCGGGCGGCAGGTTGTCGTCCATGTCCCCATGCTGCCGGGGCCGGACAAGGACGAGGCCGCGTGCCAGGCTCAGGCGAGCAGCTGGTGCCCCAGCCACTCCCCCTCGCCGAAACCGGGCAGGATCGCGAACTCCGCCGACCCGACCGCGGTGGTCCACTCGTTGAGCGCGTCGGCGGCGTCCATCATCTGCTGGATCGGCACGAACTGCCCGGTCAGGTTGCGCTGGAAGCTCTGGAAGATCAGTCCGGTCTCCGACTCGCCCCCGGCACCCACCAGCTCGTAGTTCGCCCCCTTGCGGAAGAGCCGTCGCCCGCCGTTGGTGGACGGGTGCGTACGCCGCGCGTGCGCCTCCTCGGCGATCACCCAGCGACCGTCCTTGCGGGCGGCGAGGTCGACGTCGGAGAGCTCCGTGCCCCCGGTCAGCGGGGCGCCGTCGTCGAGCCGCCGACCCACCGACTCCTCCTGCTCGGCCCGGGTCAGCTCGTCCCAGGTCGGCAGGTCCATCCGGATCCGCCGGACCACCAGGGTGGTGCCCCCGGCCCAAGGACCGCGGTCGATCCACACCGTGGTGTCGAACAGGTCGGTGCCAGGCTTCGGGTTGGCCGAGCCGTCGACCTGGCCGAACAGGTTGCGCCCGGTCTGCGGCCGCCCCTGCTCGTCCCGGCCGCGCCAGGCGCCCTGCTGCCGCCACCGCAGGGTGGCGAAGGGGCGCGCGTCGGCGACCAGCCGGCGTACGGCGTGCCCGACGGTGGTCGCGTCCGCCCCGCAGACCAGGAGCAGCAGGTCGCCGCCGGTCCACTCCTCCTGGAGCCGGTCGTGCTTCATCGCCGGCACCCGGGCGAACCCGTCGGGCGCGGCGATCCCCCACTCCTCCCCGACCAGGCCCGGGCCCAGCCCGACGGTGACGGTGAGGTCGGCGACCGCGGCCAGCCACGGTGCGGTGTCGCCCGGAGTGCCCCGGCCCGCGGCCAGGGACTCCACGTCGCCGGTCCAGACCCGCATCAGCCGCGCCAGCGACTCCCGGTCCCGGCTGCGCTTCAGCTCCGGGCGCAGGTCGAGCGCGACCACCTCGGTGACCGCGGTCGGGTGGGCGGCGACGCCCGGCTGGTGCACGCCGTACGGCGAGACCACCCGCGGCAGCGCCTCGGAACGGGCGGGCTTGGCCGGTGTCTCCTCCAGCGCCTGGGCGCCCACGACCCCGGCGCCGGCACCGGCTGCGGCGCCCGCCACGGCCGTGCCGACGTAGCCCAGCAGGCGACGCCGGCCGAGCGAGGGGTTCACGGCTGCTCGTCCCCCGCGCCGCCCTTGGTGCCGTGCTTGCTGCCGTCCTTCGTCCCGCCCTCGTCGGCGTGGTCGTCGTCGCCGTGGTCGTGGGAGTCGTGGTCGTGGTAGTGCCCGGCCTCCTCGGTGAACTCCTTCACCGGGGCGGTCACGGTGACCTCCGAGCCGTCGGAGAGCTCGAGCACCAGCTCGACCTCGTCGCCGGCGGCCAGCTCGCCGTCGAGCTCCATCAGCATCACGTGGTGGCCGCCGGGCTGCAGCAGCTGTCCGCGGCCGGGCTCGAGGACCAGCTCATCGATCTTGCGCATCCCCATCTCGCCGTCGACCGCGGCCATCTCGTGCAGCTCGGCGCGACCGGCGAACTCCGCGGAGGCACCGGTGAGCGTGACGGCCTCGTCGCCGTCGTTGTCGAGCGTCATGAACGCCGCGGTCATGGTGGCGTCCTCGCTGCCGATGGTGGCCCGGACCCAGGGGTCGGTGACGACCAGGGAGTCGGCAGCCTCGGCGCTGCCCCCCGACTCCGCGGAGTCGGCGGAGTCCTCGCCGCAGGCGACCAGCCCGGTGCCCAGCAGCAGCGCCAGGGCGATGGCCGGGACGGACGAACGGAGACGGGGACGGCGGGTGGTGCAGGTGGGCAGGTGCTTCATCGGGACTTCTCCTCGCGACTGCGGGGTGGACGGGGTGGCGGCCCGACCGGGGACGGCCGGGTGTGCGGGCGTGCCCGCCGACCCCGTCGCTTGCGGGGTCAGGCGGCGAGCGCCAGCGGCGGACCGCGCCGTCGCCGGGAGTCCAGGTGCACCACCTGCGGACCGCACACCTGCGCCGTCTCGGCGGGCAGCGCGGCGCACGCCAGCCGGACGCCCCGGCGTACGGCGTCGGCGACCAGCACCAGTCCGGCGGCGGCGACCGCCACCCGGGCGCGGGCCGAGACGGCGAGCAGGAGGCGCCACAGGGCACCCTCCCCCACGGCGAGGAAGAGACCGAGCGCGACGGCGCCACCCACGTGGGCCAGCAGCATCAGCGGCCCCTGGGCGACCAGGTGGTCGACCTGGTGGCTCAGCCAGCCGGTCGGGGCGCTGAGGCCGGCGCCGTCACCGGTCTGTGCGCCGTACGTCGCGGTGTAGTGGTCGAGCAGGTTGCCGGTGCGCGGGGTCCCGGCCGGGACGGGGGCGATCGGCACGACGACGTCGGCGGCGGATCCGTCCTGGCCGCGGTGGCCGGCGAGCGTGGACAGAAGTCCGTGGGCCAGCGTCTGGCCGGCGACCACCATCGCCACCAGCGGCCCCGCGCTCCGGCGCACGGTCAGCAGCCGGGAGGCGACGAGCACGGCGCCCGCGAGCAGCAGCGCGGTGAGCACCGGGTGCGGCAGCAGGCCGCCGCCGGCGAGGTGGGAGACGGTGCCGGTGGCGAAGACCGCACCGCCGAGCACCGCCGACCTGCCCCAGAGCACCAGGCGGCTCGGGGCCGGCACGAGTGCGGTGGCCTCCACGGGGGTCAGCGTAGCGGCGTCGCCCCGCACGTGAGGCACCGCCGGGAGCGCCGTGCGGGGCATCACACGCACGCCGGCCCCCGGGCGCTCAGGTGCGCTTGAGCACCTCGGTGACCGCGTCCCGGGTCCGGTCGACCAGCGAGGCGATCGGGCCCGCCATCAGGTTCGTGGTCATCGAGCTGCCGACCCACGGGTGCGGGTGGGTCGGGGCCAGGGCGGAGGCCACCTTGGCCGCGGTCGCCATCCGCTGCAGCTGCTGGGGGTCGGTGTCGGCGCGCAGCAGCGGGAACTCCTCGCGCTCCTCGGCGTCGGCGTGCGCGAGGACGGCCTGCTCCAGGGCGGCCAGCCCCGGCGCGAATCCGGGGTCGTCGACCGCCATCCCGTCGAGCTGGGCGAGCAGCTTCTTGGACTCGGTCTCCTCCTCCAGCCGGGCATCGACCACGTCGTTGCCGCCCTCGGACATCCGCACCCACGGGTGGGTGATCAGCTCCTCGGCGGTCTCGTGCACGGCCAGCAGCCGACGGAGCCGCTCGAAGTTGTCCTGCTGCTCGGTCCCGCTGGTGGTACGCACGGCAGCGAACAGCGCGCGGATCTGCTGGTGCTGCTCCTCCAGCAGGCTGACGACGTCCGGAGCATCGGCGGTGGTGGCCACGGCGGGGTCCTCTCTCGCGGGTGGGATCGCGTCCGCGCCGTACCCATCGCCGAAGGCCACTACGCGGTCTGTGACCAGGGCCACGGGGGGCCGCTCGGCTCAGGCGGACGAGGCGACGGCGGCCAGCGCGTGCAGCTCGCCCTGGTACGCCGCGTACCGCTCCCGCGCCCGCGCAGCCGGCCAGTCGGGCGGCAGCAGCTCGTCGGGGAGCAGCGGGTCCTCGGCCAGCAGCCGGACCAGGCGCGCGGCGACGGCCAGCCGGTGCGCCGGCTCGGCGGTCGCCTCCAGCAGAGCGAGCGTCGCGCGGGTCGCCACGGACCAGCCCTCCAGGTCCCACAGCCGCGCCGCGAGCGCGACCGGGTCGTCGGCGGGAGTGGCCCGGAACTCCTCGAGCCGCTCGACCTCGGAGGTGGGCGCGGGGCGGGCCAGGTTGGCCGGCCGGGTCCACACCCCCTCGCGCAGCTCGGCCAGCCGGGCTGCGGCGAGCAGCGTCCGGGTCGCCGCCCGGGCCTTGCTGGTGCGGCCGGTCGCGGTGACCACCACCAGCTCCCAGCTGCCGTCCCAGGCGCGCACGGAGTCCCGTTCCTCCTGGTGGCGTCGGCGGGTCAGCAGCCGCTCGCCCAGCCGGTACGTCGTCCCCTCGCGGCGCAGCTCGCCAGCACCGACCGCCCGGCTCAACGCCACCCGCGCGGTCGGCTCGCCGATCCCCAGGTGGGCGGCGACCGCGACCAGCTGCGCGGCGCTGAGCCCCTCGGCGGGTGCGCCCAGCAGCAGGCTGAGCAGCGCCGAGCGCGCGGAGAGCGGCTTCGGCAGGTCCTCGCTCACGCCGTCCCCTCCCCTCGGTCCTCTGCGCCGGAACCTCTGGTCACGACCTTACAAAAGAACTTACACTCGACCGCAGAAGCGTAATGCGAGGGACCCGGAGGAACGAGATGGCAGCCACGCACGAGGTCACCAACCAGGTGCCGCCCCTGGAGGGGCACGACACCAGCGCGGACCCGGCCCTGCGCGAGGGCGTCGAACGCGAGGGCGCCGGCTGGGCCCTCCCGGAGATCAGCGCGCTGGGGCGCCTGGCCGGCACCGCCGAGGCCCAGGAGCTGGGCCGGCTCGCGGAGCGCCACTCCCCCGTCCTGCACACCCACGACCGGTACGGCCGCCGGGTCGACGAGGTGGTCTACGACCCCAGCTACCACCAGCTGATGCGCACCGCGGTGGAGCACGGCCTGCACGCCGCCCCCTGGGGCGACGACCGGCCGGGCGCGCACGTGGCCCGGGCCGCGAAGTTCGCGGTGTGGAACGTGGATGCGGGCCACGGCTGCCCGATCTCGATGACCTACGCCGTGGTGCCCGCGCTGCGCGAGAGCCCGCAGCTGGCCGCGACGTTCGAGCCGCTGCTGACCACCCGGACCTACGACCCTGTGCTGCGCGACCCCGCCACCAAGGGCGGGCTGATCGCCGGCATGTCGATGACCGAGAAGCAGGGCGGCTCCGACGTCCGGGCCAACACCACGACCGCCACCCCGCAGGCCGACGGCACGCACCGACTGGTCGGCCACAAGTGGTTCACCAGCGCCCCGATGTCCGACTTCTTCCTCACCCTGGCCCAGGCGCCGGGCGGCCTCTCCTGCTTCCTGGTGCCGCGGGTGCTGCCCGGCGGCGAGCCCAACGCGATGAGGCTGATGCGGCTCAAGGACAAGCTGGGCAACCGCTCCAACGCCTCCTCGGAGATCGAGTACGACGACGCGGTCGGCTGGCTCGTCGGCGAGGAGGGACGGGGCGTGCGCACCATCGTGGAGATGGTCAACATGACCCGGCTCGACTGCGTGATCGGCTCGGGGACGGCGATGCGCAACGCGCTGGTCCGCGCCACCCACCACGCCCGGCACCGCTCGGCGTTCGGCCGCTCCCTGCTGGAGCAGCCGCTGATGCGCAACGTGCTCGCCGACCTGGCGGTGGAGTCCGAGGCCGCGACCACCGTGATGACCCGGCTCGCCGGGGCCACCGACCGGGCGGTGCGCGGCGACGAGGGCGAGGCGGCCCTGCGTCGGCTGGGACTGGCGGTGACGAAGTACCTGGTGTGCAAGCGCGCACCGATGGCGGTCGGCGAGGCGCTGGAGTGCCTGGGCGGCAACGGCTACATCGAGGACTTCGACCTGGCCCGGCTCTACCGGGAGGCGCCGCTGCTCTCGATCTGGGAGGGCTCGGGCAACGTCGCGGCGCTGGACGCCCTGCGGGCGATGGCCCGGGAGCCGCACACCGTCGAGGCGTACTTCGCCGAGGTCGAGCAGGCAGCCGGGGTCGACTCCCGGTACGACGACGCGCTGGGCCGCTTGAAGAAGGAGCTCTCCTCCCCCGACGACCTCGAGCTGCGCGCCCGCCGAGTGGTCGAGCAGCTCGCGCTGGTCCTGCAGGGCTCGCTGCTGCTGCGGCACGCGCCGACGGCCGTGGCGGACGCCTTCTGTGCCAGCCGGCTGGACCGCGACTGGGGACACGCCTTCGGCACCCTGCCCCCCGGGCTGGACCTGGACGCCGTCCTGGCCCGGGCCATGCCTGCGTGAGACGCCCGAACGACCCGAACGTGACCTTTCCCCAGGCACCGGCGTTGAGCCTGGTGGGTCGAAGGTCGCACCATCGCCGGGACCCCGGTCATCTGCAGATCGGGGTCTCGGCTCGGGCGGCCTCGGCGCGTGGCGTCTCGGTCGCGCGCGGGCCGGGGAGCGTGGGGCCCCGGCGCGTGCCGGCCGGGGCGCGCGCCTGCCGAGCGGCCGCCTCGTAGGTGTGTGGCCCGAGGGTGTGTGACCCGAGGGTGCGTGGCCCGAGCGCGGTCAGTCCGCCGCGCGGTCGGCGTCGAGCCGAGCCAGCTCGTCCGGGGTGAGTTCCAGGTCAGCTGCCGCCGCGGAGTCGCGGATCGACTCGGGTCGCTTCGCCCCGGGGATCGGGATCACGCACGGCGACTGGGCCAGCTCCCAGGCGAGCGCCACCTGCTGCGCGGAGACGCCGCGCTCCTTCGCCACGTCGGCGAAGGCGGGGTGCTTGGCCGCCAGCTCCTTGGCGTCGCTCAGACCACCGAGCGGGCTCCAGGGCAGGAACGCCAGCCCCAGCTCGGCGCAGACGTCGATCTCGGGCCGGCTGGACCGGAAGGCCGGGCTGAACTGGTTCTGCACGCTGACCAGCGCGTCGCCCAGCACGGCGTACGCCGCGCGGATCTGCTCCGGGTCGGCGTTGGAGAGCCCGACGTGGGCGACCTTCCCGCTGTCGGCGATCTCCTTGAGCGTGCCGATCACCTCGTCGTAGGGCACCTTGGGGTCGGGGCGGTGGTGCTGCCACAGGGCGATCTGCTCGACCCCGAGCCGGCTCAGGCTGGCGTCGACGGCGGCGCGCAGGTGCTCGGGGCTGCTGTCCACCTCCCAGGCACCGCCCTCGGCGCGGACGTGACCACCCTTGGTGGCCAGCACGAACCGGTCGCGCACGCCGAGCTCGTCGAGCAGGCTGGCGACCAGGGTCTCGTTGGCCCCCTGGGCGTCCGCCCCCGCCTCGCTCGGCCCGTAGGCGTCGGCGGTGTCGAGCAGCGTGACGCCGCTCTCGAGCGCCGCGCGCAGGGTGTCGAGCAGCTGCTGACGCGGCTGCTCGCCGCTCTGCGTGAAGGTCATCAGGCCGAGTCCGATGGCGCCGACCTGCCGGGGGCCGAGGGTGCGTGTGTGCATGGCCTCGACCCTACGCACCGACCGAAGAACGACCACGCGCAGAATGATCCTTCCCCCCACGTAGTTGCAAGAGGAGTCGACGTGACCTACTGGCGCCGGACCGGAGCGCACACCTTCGAGCCCACCGCGTACGTCGGCGGCTCGTGGGACCCCGCCACCCAGCACGTCGCCTCGTCCCTGGGCGTGCTCGCCCACGAGGTCGTGCGGGACCGGGACGCGCGCCGCTCGGACGGCCTGGCGGTCAGCCGGCTCTCCTACGACATCCTCGGCACGATGCCGATCGCGCCGATGGAGGTCGAGGTCCGGGTGCTGCGGCCCGGCCGCACCATCGAGCTGGTGGAGGCGACCGCCTCGTGCGGCGGCCGCGTCGGCGTGGTGCTGCGTGCCTGGCTCACCGCCCCGCACGAGACCGGTCACGTCGCCGGCACCGACCTGCCGAGCATGCCGGCGCCGGACGAGATGGAGCCCTGGCCGATGAGCGACCTGTGGCCCGGGGAGTTCATCGCCACCCTCGAGCTGCGGCGCAAGGACATGGGACCGGGCCGGTCCGCGGCGTGGCTGCGCACCGACCACACGCTGGTCCCCGACGAGGAGGTGAGCCCGCTGGCGCAGTTCGCCACGCTGCTCGACGTGAGCAACGGCGTCGCCGTGCGCACCGACCCCCGGCACTTCGCCTTCCCCAACCTGGACCTCACCGCGCACCTGTTCCGCGAGCCCGTGCCCGGCTGGGTCGGGCTGGACACCACCGTCTCCTTCGGCGCGAACGGCGTGGGCCTGACCTGCACCGTGCTGCACGACGAGCAGGGTCCGCTCGGGACCGTCGCGCAGACGCTCACGGTGCGCCAGCAGACCGGCTGACCCGCCGCCGACCCAGCTCGAGGACGGCGACGGGACACCTCTCACCAGGTCGGCTGGTCGGGGGGCAGACCCTGGCCGGGAGCTGACTTGTCCTGCTCGGACGCCCGTCGCCGGGCCGCGCCGGCCGTACGCTCCTCGAGCTCGTCGGCCTTCGACTCGGGTGAGGGCTCCTCACCCGGCGGCGCCGGACGCGGTGCGTCTGACAGCTTCCCCTGCAGACGCTCGGTCGCCTCCTGGAGCTGCTCGGCCTCCGAGGCTCCACCCTCCTCGGTGGGCTCCCCGTCCTGCTCGCCCTGCTCGCCCTCGGTGTCCCCTTCGTCGGCGTCCGGCTCCCCCGCCTCGGACGACCCTTCCGCGTCCTCAGGGTCCTCGCTCTCCGAGCCGTCCTGGTTCGAGTCGTCCTGGTCCGAGCCGTCCTGGGGCTGGGAGGACGACGAGCTGTCGTCCGTCTCCTCCTCCGCGTCCGCCTCGCCCGGGTCCTCCTCGCCGTCGGCCGAGCATCCCCGAGCCTCGGCCAGGAGCTGCTGCGCCTGGGCCCACCGCGCCTTCGCGCCCACAGCGTCGGCGGCCTCGCCCAGCTCGTCGCCCAGGACCTCCAGGGCCAGCGCCTCGTTGAGCACCACCCGGCACAGGGAGTGCTCCGGGACGTGCGCGCGGGCGCGGGCGAAGAGCTCGGCGGACTCCAGCCACCGACGCTGGGAGAAGACCGCGACGCCCAGGTCGTACGGCGCCTTCCACCGCTCGACGACGTCGATGCGGTCGGCCACGCCGAACCAGCGTTCGGCCGCCGCGTGATCACCCTGACGCCAGGCCCGGTCCCCCAGCACCACGCTCGTGGCAAGGACCGCCAGGTAGGTCGCGACCGTGGCCAGCAAGGTGATCGCTGCGAGACCGGCGCGGCGCGCACCTCGGCGCGACCTGTCTCCCACCGGGTCGCGCAGGCCCTGGCGGGGACGCGCCCCGGGGCTCGACGCGGACGGTCGTGCCTTCCTCACAGCTCCTCCTTCGCGGCTCTCCAACGCCTCACCGCCAGCAGCAGGTGCACCAGCAGCAACGGGGCCAGCCCGAGCGCGACGATCCAGTAGTACTCGGCCCCGGGCACGATCTCGCGCGCCGTGGCGGCGAGAGGTCGGACGGTCACCGGCAGGTCTCCACCCCGTGTGCGGTGCACGAAGGAACCCTGCAGCTCGTCCGCGATCCCGCGCAGGGATGCCTCGTCGAGGAAGGAGCGCTGCTCCACCCCGTCCCGGGTCACCCGTGCTGTGTCGCCCGGAGCCACCGGCATCACCCCGCCGGCCGCGGTCCCGAATCCCAGCACCCACGCCTCGTCGACCAGCTCGGCCAACGGCGCGAAGGACGCCCTTGCCTCCGTCTGGGTCTGCTCGCCGTCCCCGGCGTACACGAGCACCCTGACGTTGTCGGGGCGCTCGGCGGCGATCCGTGTCAACGTCTGGCGCGCCAGGTCCACCCCGACGGAGACGTCCGAGCCCGTCGCCTTCGCGGACGGCCGCCAGCCCACGGTGCCCAGCGTCGTCACGACGCTCCTGACGTCGGTGGTCGCCGGTACGAGGAGACGCGCGGTGTCGTCGAACACGATCACCGAGACGTGGGCTCCCGCGGCTCCCGCGACGACCTCGACCAGGTCCTCGCTGGCCCCGTCCATGCGCGACCTCCCGCCGGCGTGGTCGAGGGCTCCCATCGAGGCGGTCCGGTCCAGCATCAGCACCAGGTCGACCGCCTGGACCGGCGGGACGTCCCGCTCCTGCTCACCAGCGGGCCTCAGCGCGACGAGCACCAGTCCCACGGCGACGACCACCCGCAGCACGGCGGTCAGCCTGATCTCCGCCGTCGACGCCCGCCAGCGGGACGCCGCCCTCAGCAGCAGGACCACCGTGGCGACCGCCGCCACCGCCACCAGCCACCACTGCGGCTGCCACGTCATCGCCGCCTCCGCTCTGCCGCCGTCGCCATCGCGAGCCCCAGCAGGGTCGCCAGGACACCGGGGGCAGTGACGTCGAAGCTGCGCTCCTGTGCCGTGGCGAGCAGCGCGGACCGCTCCTGGGCGGCGACGGCGCGCGAGATGACCGCGGTGTTCGTCGGCTCCCCGGGCGTCAGCAGCAGCACGTCGCCGTGGGTGCGCGAGGCCTGTCCCCGCAGCTCGGCGACCGCGTGTGCCTGCGTGCCCCGGGGCATGACGCCGAAGACCATCACGTGGCGCTCCAGCGCCAGCCCCGCAGCCTCCTGGAGCGTGTAGATGGAGTCACCGGAGAGCAGGTTGTCGGTCGCGAGGACGAGCG
The window above is part of the Nocardioides campestrisoli genome. Proteins encoded here:
- a CDS encoding VWA domain-containing protein translates to MTWQPQWWLVAVAAVATVVLLLRAASRWRASTAEIRLTAVLRVVVAVGLVLVALRPAGEQERDVPPVQAVDLVLMLDRTASMGALDHAGGRSRMDGASEDLVEVVAGAAGAHVSVIVFDDTARLLVPATTDVRSVVTTLGTVGWRPSAKATGSDVSVGVDLARQTLTRIAAERPDNVRVLVYAGDGEQTQTEARASFAPLAELVDEAWVLGFGTAAGGVMPVAPGDTARVTRDGVEQRSFLDEASLRGIADELQGSFVHRTRGGDLPVTVRPLAATAREIVPGAEYYWIVALGLAPLLLVHLLLAVRRWRAAKEEL